TGCAGGTAGCGGGCGCGTTCGATCAGGCCCGAATCCAGGCTGGCCGGCGTCATCAGGCTGGCGGCCGAGCCGCGGCGCAGATAGCTGAAGGCATGGCCGTCCGGGCCATGCTGCACGAAGTACAAGCCGGTGTGGGCCTGCTCATCCACCTGCACGCCGGACGTATCCACGCCTTCGGCCCGCCACAAGTCCAGGAACTGCTGGCCGAAGGCGTCGTTGCCGACCCGCGTCAGATAGGCGCAGCTTGCGCCCTGCCGCGCGGCTGCGATGACGGCGTTGGAGGTGTCGCCGCCAAAGCCCTGCAGATACTGGCGCTGGTCCTGGTGCGTCTGGTTCAGTTCGACCAGAGGCTCGCCCAGCGCGACGATATCGAAATCAGCCATGGGCGGCCTCCCGGGTGCGGATGATCTGCGCCACCAGCGCAGCGGTGTCGCGGGCAGCGAAGGCCGCCTTGTCATAGAGATTGCTGCCGATGCCGACGATGGCGGCGCCGGCGGCGAAGTACGAGCCCATGTTGTCCTGGGTAACGCCGCCCGTGGGGCAGAAAATGGTGTCCGGATACACCGACTTGAGCGCGGCCAGGTGCTTGGGGCCGCCGGTGTCCGCGGGGAAGATCTTCACCACGTCCACGCCCGCGCGGCGCGCCGCCAGCACTTCCGTGGGCGTGAAGGCGCCCAGCAGGCAGAGCGCGTCGGCCGCATGCGCCAGATCGACGATGTCGGTGGCCAGCGCCGGCGACACCAGGAAGTCCGCGCCGGCGACCAAGGCCTCGCGCGCCTGGTGCTCGTCCAGCACCGTGCCCACGCCC
The sequence above is drawn from the Achromobacter xylosoxidans genome and encodes:
- a CDS encoding bifunctional 4-hydroxy-2-oxoglutarate aldolase/2-dehydro-3-deoxy-phosphogluconate aldolase; this translates as MTATAAPLASKLSTLLASRVVPVLRYTDAATAAYAAEVAVAAGCTTLELTWTIPGVTDLLRALRDKHGSALLLGVGTVLDEHQAREALVAGADFLVSPALATDIVDLAHAADALCLLGAFTPTEVLAARRAGVDVVKIFPADTGGPKHLAALKSVYPDTIFCPTGGVTQDNMGSYFAAGAAIVGIGSNLYDKAAFAARDTAALVAQIIRTREAAHG